The Aeromicrobium senzhongii genome includes a window with the following:
- a CDS encoding VOC family protein: MTSDAITLSDITLNAPDAFALARFYAVITRGEAHGTSAWARVTGPGGQIGFQQVADFRPPTWPDGAVPMQMHLDFLVDDLVATESRVLTAGATRFQWQPNADHCLVYADPVGHPFCLTLWDDPLAPTH, translated from the coding sequence GTGACGTCTGACGCGATCACCCTGAGTGACATCACGCTGAACGCACCCGACGCGTTCGCGCTGGCACGGTTCTACGCCGTCATCACTCGGGGCGAGGCGCACGGCACGTCGGCCTGGGCCCGGGTCACCGGCCCGGGCGGACAGATCGGGTTCCAGCAGGTCGCCGACTTCAGGCCGCCGACCTGGCCCGACGGCGCCGTGCCGATGCAGATGCATCTGGACTTCTTGGTCGACGACCTGGTGGCCACCGAGTCACGAGTGCTCACCGCCGGTGCGACGCGTTTCCAGTGGCAACCGAACGCCGATCACTGCCTGGTCTACGCCGACCCGGTCGGGCATCCGTTCTGCCTGACACTGTGGGACGATCCGCTGGCCCCGACTCACTGA
- a CDS encoding SRPBCC domain-containing protein, with protein sequence MTTTTMRALDATTGAVRVEDVYDTDIDDLWDACTVPERLARWIAHVSGDLRVGGTVEMTFTSTWSGPGRIDVCDRPHHLLVTTSAGTDQECEIEAWLTAEGERTRLVVEERGLPLDELHVHGAGWQAHLEDLGRSLELDGTAHPDGWSATEPSPHWRRRWTELAPSFKNADVS encoded by the coding sequence ATGACCACGACGACGATGCGCGCACTGGACGCCACGACAGGCGCGGTGCGGGTCGAGGACGTCTACGACACCGACATCGACGACCTGTGGGACGCGTGCACGGTGCCGGAGCGGCTCGCGCGATGGATCGCGCACGTGTCCGGTGACCTGCGGGTCGGCGGCACGGTCGAGATGACGTTCACCAGCACGTGGAGCGGCCCCGGCCGGATCGACGTCTGCGACCGGCCGCATCATCTGCTCGTCACCACCTCCGCCGGCACCGACCAGGAGTGCGAGATCGAGGCGTGGCTGACCGCCGAGGGGGAGCGAACTCGATTGGTCGTGGAGGAACGCGGCCTGCCGCTGGACGAGCTCCACGTTCACGGGGCGGGCTGGCAGGCCCACCTCGAGGATCTGGGTCGGTCGCTCGAGCTCGATGGGACGGCGCATCCTGACGGCTGGTCCGCCACGGAACCGTCGCCGCACTGGCGACGCCGCTGGACCGAGCTGGCGCCGTCCTTCAAGAACGCCGACGTGTCGTGA
- a CDS encoding ArsR/SmtB family transcription factor yields the protein MDAVLQALADPSRRTVLEILRDHEATAGELADALPIARPGVSRHLRVLREAGLVEARQEAQRRIYRLRPEALIEVDEWLDDYRALWQNRLDALHTEIARGKKAGS from the coding sequence ATGGACGCCGTACTGCAAGCGCTGGCCGACCCGAGTCGGCGCACCGTGCTCGAGATCCTGCGCGACCACGAGGCGACCGCGGGGGAGTTGGCCGACGCTCTGCCGATCGCCCGCCCCGGAGTGTCGCGGCACCTGCGCGTGCTGCGTGAGGCCGGCCTGGTGGAGGCACGCCAGGAGGCGCAGCGGCGGATCTACCGCCTGCGGCCGGAGGCGCTGATCGAGGTCGACGAGTGGCTCGACGACTACCGCGCGTTGTGGCAGAACCGCCTCGACGCCCTGCACACCGAGATCGCTCGAGGGAAGAAGGCGGGCTCATGA
- a CDS encoding maleylpyruvate isomerase family mycothiol-dependent enzyme — protein sequence MSSSVIARALEQAEALLADVPEDAWDAPTPCVEWTVRDLVDHLVNLPAQFSTMAAGESVDWSAPTPRHDDPTAVFHAHANRLLATLGQHPESVPEGMLAGELSVHSWDLASAVGGDTSGFDPEIAETGYDFMSAALTDEQRGRAFGPRQPAPDGANPYERLAAFTGREVPFRVP from the coding sequence ATGAGCTCTTCCGTCATCGCCCGAGCCCTCGAGCAGGCCGAGGCACTGCTGGCCGACGTCCCCGAGGACGCGTGGGACGCGCCGACTCCCTGCGTCGAGTGGACCGTCCGCGACCTCGTGGACCATCTGGTCAACCTCCCCGCGCAGTTCTCGACGATGGCGGCGGGGGAGTCGGTCGACTGGTCCGCTCCGACGCCCCGTCATGACGACCCCACCGCGGTCTTCCACGCGCACGCGAACCGGCTGCTCGCGACGCTCGGTCAGCACCCCGAGTCCGTTCCGGAGGGGATGCTGGCCGGTGAGCTCTCGGTGCACAGTTGGGACCTCGCCTCCGCGGTGGGTGGCGACACGTCGGGATTCGACCCCGAGATCGCCGAGACGGGCTACGACTTCATGTCGGCGGCCCTCACCGACGAGCAGCGCGGCCGGGCCTTCGGGCCCCGGCAGCCGGCACCGGACGGCGCGAACCCGTACGAGCGGCTCGCGGCGTTCACCGGCCGCGAGGTTCCGTTCCGCGTCCCGTAA
- a CDS encoding VOC family protein, producing MAHQNVVISLPISDRRTSCDFYERVLDLTAPGEPADDGVPEPLQFSLSETVKLMLIPSGGFGWVTGGRPVAPVEQHECLFTWSATTRSEVDELIARARAAGAEIVSEPAAQPWGYTGTFADPDGHLWSATAEELSEHRG from the coding sequence ATGGCCCACCAGAACGTCGTGATCTCGTTGCCGATCTCCGACCGCAGGACGTCGTGCGACTTCTACGAGCGCGTCCTGGACCTGACGGCGCCGGGCGAGCCGGCCGACGACGGTGTGCCCGAGCCGTTGCAGTTCTCGCTGTCCGAGACCGTCAAGCTGATGCTGATCCCGTCCGGCGGCTTCGGCTGGGTCACGGGCGGGCGCCCGGTGGCGCCGGTCGAGCAGCACGAGTGCCTCTTCACCTGGTCGGCCACGACCCGCTCCGAGGTCGACGAGCTCATCGCTCGCGCCCGGGCCGCGGGCGCCGAGATCGTCAGCGAGCCGGCGGCGCAGCCGTGGGGCTACACCGGCACCTTCGCCGACCCGGACGGACACCTGTGGTCGGCGACGGCCGAGGAACTGTCGGAGCACCGGGGTTGA
- a CDS encoding OsmC family protein → MATHEYSTRLAWAGSTGDGYRAYDRAHEVELAGGTLAVSADASFRGDGSLTNPEQLLLAAASSCQLLSFLSVAALAKIDVLAYEDDATALMPQTSGPMRITEIVLRPRITARGADESTLAQLVETAHRQCFIANTLNATVRVEHSVEWAS, encoded by the coding sequence ATGGCCACTCACGAGTACTCCACGCGGCTGGCATGGGCGGGTTCCACCGGCGACGGCTACCGAGCGTACGACCGAGCACACGAGGTCGAACTCGCCGGCGGCACGCTGGCCGTCAGCGCGGACGCGTCGTTCCGTGGTGATGGAAGCCTCACGAATCCCGAGCAGTTGCTGCTCGCCGCAGCCAGCTCGTGTCAACTGCTGTCGTTCCTGTCCGTCGCCGCGCTGGCCAAGATCGACGTACTGGCATACGAGGACGACGCGACCGCCCTCATGCCGCAGACCTCCGGCCCGATGCGCATCACCGAGATCGTCCTGCGGCCACGCATCACGGCGCGTGGCGCGGACGAGTCCACGCTGGCGCAGCTGGTCGAGACGGCGCACCGACAGTGCTTCATCGCGAACACCCTCAACGCCACCGTGCGCGTCGAGCACTCGGTCGAGTGGGCCTCCTGA
- a CDS encoding amino acid-binding ACT domain-containing protein — protein sequence MRDIAIPAPDGAASLERIGTILGAAGVDLLGGGMWEHTAHYLVADAEAATRALQDSGLDVVAVREVLLVPLDADVPGALGRLMRQLAAADVRLDVQYTDHHGRKVLVVDDRSRAAHAVGLTDGSAPT from the coding sequence ATGCGCGACATCGCCATCCCGGCGCCCGACGGTGCGGCGTCGCTCGAGCGCATCGGCACGATCCTGGGCGCCGCCGGCGTGGACCTCCTTGGCGGTGGGATGTGGGAGCACACGGCCCACTACCTCGTGGCGGACGCCGAGGCCGCGACCCGCGCGTTGCAGGACTCGGGCCTCGACGTCGTCGCGGTCCGCGAGGTGCTGCTGGTCCCCCTCGATGCCGACGTCCCCGGCGCCCTCGGACGGCTCATGCGCCAGCTCGCCGCCGCCGACGTCCGACTCGACGTCCAGTACACCGACCACCACGGGCGCAAGGTCCTCGTGGTCGACGACCGGTCCCGCGCCGCCCACGCCGTGGGGCTGACCGACGGCTCCGCTCCGACGTAA
- a CDS encoding VOC family protein, which yields MTSRLEALVVDANDPARLAAFWGSVLERNIVESPDDDGVLTLTAPDDVSFPIDIEPTRHPKTLLNRMHFDLTSSSPEDQQATVERVLSLGGSHLDVGQLPTEPHIVLADPEGNEFCVLGPDNRFTAGCGRIGALSCDGSRATGEFWQAALDWLMVWDEGDETAIQSPHGGTKISWGGPPLMEKPSKNRWHLDIRPYGDQAAEVERLEQLGAARTDIGQGKVSWVVMRDPDGNEFCVLSGARPA from the coding sequence ATGACCAGTCGATTGGAAGCCCTTGTCGTCGACGCGAACGATCCCGCGCGGCTGGCGGCGTTCTGGGGCAGCGTCCTCGAGCGCAACATCGTCGAGAGCCCGGACGACGACGGCGTCCTGACCCTGACGGCGCCGGACGACGTCTCGTTCCCGATCGACATCGAGCCGACACGCCATCCCAAGACCCTCCTGAACCGGATGCACTTCGACCTCACCAGCTCGTCCCCCGAGGATCAGCAGGCGACGGTCGAGCGTGTGCTGTCGCTCGGCGGCAGTCACCTCGACGTCGGGCAGCTGCCGACCGAGCCTCACATCGTCCTCGCCGACCCCGAGGGCAACGAGTTCTGCGTGCTGGGCCCCGACAACCGGTTCACCGCGGGGTGCGGACGCATCGGCGCGCTCTCGTGCGACGGCAGTCGGGCCACCGGCGAGTTCTGGCAGGCGGCGCTCGACTGGCTCATGGTGTGGGACGAGGGCGACGAGACCGCGATCCAGTCGCCGCACGGCGGGACGAAGATCTCGTGGGGCGGACCGCCCCTGATGGAGAAGCCGTCGAAGAACCGCTGGCATCTCGACATCCGCCCCTACGGCGACCAGGCGGCCGAGGTCGAACGGCTCGAGCAACTGGGTGCCGCCCGCACCGACATCGGCCAGGGAAAGGTCAGCTGGGTCGTGATGCGCGATCCGGACGGCAACGAGTTCTGCGTCCTCAGCGGAGCACGACCGGCTTGA
- a CDS encoding GNAT family N-acetyltransferase, producing MCGATGAGKSTYARNLEAAGWLRLSFDAETWRHGFRSLDVPQDVLVEIEQDLRGQLVESVIHGEDVVVDFSFSTRALRDAYRALAAEIGVLAETVFLPVDRQTALARVRTRTGSGADDLQLSDEQVVAHIDGFEVPTFAEHPLRVRDGDLELRHAQVADIEILLAFWAISAENAARPADEARLVAQLLARDPAAVIVAEQAGEIVGCVVAGWDGWRANLYRLTVHPQQRGRGVGSRLLDQAERRLTALGATRMCAMVLDENDPGAGLWRSAGYAPQGEWSRWVKPVVLR from the coding sequence ATGTGTGGTGCGACGGGCGCCGGGAAGTCGACGTACGCCCGGAACCTCGAGGCTGCGGGCTGGCTGCGACTCTCGTTCGACGCCGAGACGTGGCGGCACGGGTTCCGGAGCCTGGACGTGCCGCAGGACGTCCTGGTCGAGATCGAGCAGGACCTGCGCGGACAACTCGTGGAGTCGGTCATCCACGGCGAGGACGTGGTCGTCGACTTCTCGTTCAGCACCCGTGCCCTGCGCGACGCCTACCGCGCGCTGGCGGCCGAGATCGGCGTCCTGGCCGAGACGGTGTTCCTCCCCGTCGATCGCCAGACCGCGCTGGCCCGCGTCCGCACCCGCACGGGATCAGGTGCGGACGACCTGCAGCTCTCCGACGAGCAGGTCGTGGCGCACATCGACGGCTTCGAGGTACCGACCTTCGCCGAGCACCCCCTGCGCGTTCGCGATGGGGATCTGGAGCTCCGCCACGCGCAGGTCGCCGACATCGAGATTCTCCTGGCGTTCTGGGCGATCTCGGCCGAGAACGCCGCGCGGCCGGCCGATGAGGCCCGCCTCGTCGCGCAGTTGCTGGCGCGCGACCCGGCGGCGGTCATCGTGGCCGAGCAGGCGGGCGAGATCGTGGGCTGCGTCGTGGCGGGCTGGGACGGGTGGCGGGCGAACCTCTACCGGTTGACGGTGCACCCGCAGCAGCGGGGGAGGGGAGTGGGCTCCCGGCTGCTCGACCAGGCCGAGCGCCGTTTGACCGCCCTCGGTGCCACGCGGATGTGCGCGATGGTGCTCGACGAGAACGACCCGGGCGCCGGACTGTGGCGCTCCGCCGGTTACGCACCGCAGGGGGAGTGGAGCCGGTGGGTCAAGCCGGTCGTGCTCCGCTGA
- a CDS encoding alpha/beta fold hydrolase: MPSSPHTMVLHGHRLSYLDRGDGPVVLFIHGILGSQHNWKHLVNRMDDTQRVIVPDLFGHGASAKPMGDYSLSSHAATLRDLLDRLGIDTVTVVGHSLGGGIAMQFFYLFPERVERLVLVASGGLGREVSPLLRSATLPGAEQVLSVVASGWVLGKVESVGRTAARIGWKPGADVGAIWRGFTSLGDRESRKAFLATTRAVVDPGGQTISAHDHLAHVRPIPVLLVWGTKDRMIPAWHAINAQKSVPSCRVELFPGAGHFPHLDDPDRFADVLADFIASTAIEE; encoded by the coding sequence GTGCCGAGCTCGCCCCACACGATGGTCCTGCACGGCCATCGACTCTCGTACCTCGATCGCGGCGACGGTCCCGTCGTGCTGTTCATCCACGGCATCTTGGGCTCGCAGCACAACTGGAAGCACCTCGTGAACCGGATGGACGACACCCAACGGGTGATCGTGCCGGATCTCTTCGGCCACGGGGCGTCCGCGAAGCCGATGGGGGACTACTCGCTCAGTTCCCACGCCGCGACGCTGCGCGATCTGCTCGACCGCCTCGGGATCGACACCGTCACCGTCGTCGGGCACTCCCTGGGTGGCGGCATCGCGATGCAGTTCTTCTACCTGTTCCCCGAGCGTGTCGAGCGGCTCGTGCTGGTCGCCAGCGGCGGGCTCGGTCGCGAGGTCAGCCCGCTGTTGCGGTCCGCGACGTTGCCCGGCGCCGAGCAGGTGCTCAGCGTCGTCGCGTCGGGTTGGGTGCTCGGAAAGGTCGAGTCGGTCGGCCGCACGGCCGCCAGGATCGGCTGGAAGCCCGGAGCCGATGTCGGGGCGATCTGGCGCGGGTTCACGTCGCTCGGTGATCGCGAGAGCCGCAAGGCCTTCCTCGCCACGACCCGCGCCGTGGTCGATCCCGGGGGGCAGACCATCAGTGCCCACGACCACCTCGCCCACGTGCGGCCGATCCCGGTGTTGCTGGTGTGGGGGACCAAGGACCGCATGATCCCCGCCTGGCACGCGATCAATGCCCAGAAGTCGGTACCGAGCTGCCGCGTCGAGCTGTTCCCGGGTGCCGGCCACTTCCCGCACCTCGACGACCCCGACCGGTTCGCCGACGTGCTGGCCGACTTCATCGCGTCGACGGCGATCGAGGAGTAG
- a CDS encoding ATP-binding cassette domain-containing protein encodes MPHPADSHDLIRVHGARVNNLKDVDVELPKRRLTVFTGVSGSGKSSLVFGTIAAESQRLINETYSAFLQNFMPTTARPDVDVLDGLTTAILVDQERMGADPRSTVGTATDANAMLRILFSRLGEPHIGSPQAFSFNVASISGAGAVSFETGGRTVKERREFSVTGGMCPRCEGRGAVSDFDLTALYDETKSLEDGALTIPGYTMDGWYGRIFRNGDFFPADKPIKDFTKKQLDALLHQEPTKIKVDGINVTYEGIIPKIQKSMLSKDRESMQPHIRAFVDRAITFQTCPECHGSRLNEGARSSKIRGISIADAGAMQITDLAAWVHDLDEPSVAPLLKVLSDTLDSFVQIGLGYLSLDRPAGTLSGGEAQRTKMIRHLGSSLTDVTYVFDEPTVGLHPHDIDRMNQLLLQLRDKGNTVLVVEHKPEVIAIADHVVDLGPGAGSGGGQIMFEGTVDGLRASDTVTGRHLDDRASLKDEVRKPTGQLEIRGANSHNLQDVDVDIPLGVLVVVTGVAGSGKSSLIHGSVAKLENVVAIDQGAIRGSRRSNPATYTGLLDPIRKAFAKENGVKPALFSANSEGACPNCNGVGVVFTDLGILATVESPCEVCEGRRFDAAVLEYKLGERDISEVLAMPVAEAHAFFAKDGVNVPAAARILARLEDVGLGYLTLGQPLSTLSGGERQRIKLATHMGEKGGTYVLDEPTSGLHLADVEQLLGLLDRLVDSGKSVIVIEHHQAVMAHADWIIDLGPGAGHDGGRVVFEGVPSDLVAQRSTLTGEHLAAYVGP; translated from the coding sequence GTGCCCCATCCAGCCGACAGCCACGACCTCATCCGTGTTCACGGCGCTCGCGTCAACAACCTCAAGGACGTCGACGTCGAACTGCCCAAGCGGCGGCTCACCGTCTTCACCGGAGTCTCGGGCTCAGGCAAGAGCTCGCTGGTCTTCGGCACGATCGCGGCCGAGTCCCAGCGGCTGATCAACGAGACGTACAGCGCGTTCCTGCAGAACTTCATGCCCACCACCGCGCGCCCGGACGTCGACGTCCTCGACGGACTGACCACCGCGATCCTCGTGGACCAGGAGCGCATGGGCGCCGACCCGAGGTCGACCGTGGGCACCGCCACCGACGCGAACGCCATGCTGCGGATCCTGTTCAGCCGGTTGGGCGAGCCCCACATCGGCTCGCCGCAGGCGTTCTCGTTCAACGTGGCGTCGATCAGCGGCGCCGGAGCCGTGTCGTTCGAGACCGGCGGGCGCACCGTCAAGGAGCGCCGTGAGTTCTCGGTCACCGGCGGCATGTGCCCCCGGTGCGAAGGGCGAGGCGCCGTCTCGGACTTCGACCTGACGGCCCTGTACGACGAGACGAAGTCGCTCGAGGACGGCGCCCTGACGATCCCCGGATACACGATGGACGGCTGGTACGGCCGCATCTTCCGCAACGGCGACTTCTTCCCCGCCGACAAGCCGATCAAGGACTTCACGAAGAAGCAGCTCGACGCCCTGCTCCACCAGGAGCCGACGAAGATCAAGGTCGACGGCATCAACGTCACCTACGAGGGGATCATCCCCAAGATCCAGAAGTCGATGCTCTCCAAGGACCGCGAGTCGATGCAGCCCCACATTCGGGCGTTCGTCGACCGGGCCATCACGTTCCAGACGTGTCCGGAGTGCCACGGCTCCCGGCTGAACGAGGGAGCTCGCTCCTCGAAGATCCGGGGCATCAGCATCGCCGACGCCGGCGCCATGCAGATCACCGATCTGGCGGCCTGGGTCCACGACCTCGACGAGCCGTCCGTGGCGCCGCTGCTGAAGGTGCTGTCCGACACGCTGGACTCGTTCGTGCAGATCGGGCTGGGCTACCTGTCGCTGGATCGTCCGGCCGGCACCCTGTCCGGTGGCGAGGCGCAGCGCACCAAGATGATCCGCCACCTGGGGTCGTCCCTGACCGACGTCACGTACGTCTTCGACGAGCCCACCGTGGGGCTGCACCCGCACGACATCGACCGCATGAATCAGCTGCTGCTGCAGTTGCGCGACAAGGGCAACACCGTGCTCGTCGTCGAGCACAAGCCCGAGGTGATCGCGATCGCCGACCACGTCGTCGATCTCGGCCCGGGCGCCGGCAGCGGAGGTGGACAGATCATGTTCGAGGGCACCGTCGACGGCCTGCGTGCGAGCGACACCGTGACGGGACGGCATCTCGACGACCGCGCCTCGCTCAAGGACGAGGTCCGCAAGCCCACCGGCCAGCTCGAGATCCGGGGCGCGAACAGCCACAACCTCCAGGACGTCGACGTGGACATCCCGCTGGGCGTCCTCGTCGTCGTGACGGGCGTCGCGGGATCGGGCAAGAGCTCGCTGATCCACGGCTCGGTCGCGAAGCTCGAGAACGTCGTCGCCATCGACCAGGGGGCGATCCGCGGATCGCGGCGCAGCAATCCCGCCACCTACACCGGCCTGCTCGACCCGATCCGCAAGGCCTTCGCGAAGGAGAATGGCGTCAAGCCGGCGTTGTTCTCGGCCAATTCCGAGGGGGCGTGCCCCAACTGCAACGGCGTGGGCGTGGTCTTCACGGACCTGGGCATCCTCGCCACGGTCGAGTCGCCCTGCGAGGTGTGCGAGGGACGGCGGTTCGACGCCGCGGTGCTGGAGTACAAGCTCGGCGAGCGTGACATCAGCGAGGTGCTGGCCATGCCCGTGGCCGAGGCCCACGCCTTCTTCGCCAAGGACGGCGTCAACGTGCCCGCGGCCGCCCGGATCCTCGCGCGGCTCGAGGACGTCGGGCTGGGTTACCTGACCTTGGGCCAGCCCCTCTCGACCTTGTCCGGCGGCGAGCGCCAGCGGATCAAGCTGGCGACCCACATGGGTGAGAAGGGCGGCACGTACGTCCTGGACGAGCCCACGTCGGGTCTCCACCTGGCCGACGTCGAGCAACTGCTGGGCCTGCTCGACCGCCTCGTCGACTCGGGCAAGTCCGTCATCGTCATCGAGCACCACCAAGCCGTCATGGCCCACGCCGACTGGATCATCGACCTGGGCCCGGGCGCGGGTCACGACGGCGGACGGGTGGTGTTCGAGGGCGTGCCCAGCGATCTCGTGGCCCAGCGGTCGACCCTGACGGGAGAGCACCTGGCGGCCTACGTCGGGCCCTGA
- a CDS encoding YciI family protein: MTKYMLIMRTTDAALEATKDVDFEEIINAMGAYNEAMMNAGVLIGGDGLTDPSEGFVVDFSGEEPIVTDGPYGETHELFNGFWLLQVGSREEAAEWARRCPLGPGSKLEVRRATDESDFADYADNEYVQKEAGWREQLGTA; this comes from the coding sequence ATGACCAAGTACATGCTGATCATGCGCACGACGGACGCGGCACTCGAGGCCACGAAGGACGTCGACTTCGAGGAGATCATCAACGCGATGGGCGCCTACAACGAGGCGATGATGAACGCCGGGGTGCTCATCGGCGGCGACGGCCTGACCGATCCGTCCGAGGGGTTCGTCGTGGACTTCTCCGGTGAGGAGCCGATCGTCACCGACGGCCCTTACGGCGAGACGCACGAGCTGTTCAACGGCTTCTGGCTGCTGCAGGTCGGCTCCCGTGAGGAGGCGGCCGAGTGGGCCAGGCGCTGCCCCCTCGGGCCCGGCTCGAAGTTGGAGGTCCGCCGGGCGACCGACGAGTCCGACTTCGCGGACTACGCCGACAACGAGTACGTGCAGAAGGAAGCCGGCTGGCGCGAGCAGCTCGGCACCGCCTGA
- a CDS encoding RNA polymerase sigma factor produces MDDVAGTLDALWRIEGSRVVATLARVTGDLSEAEDLAQEALAEALRSWPTAGIPRNPAAWLTTVARRRAIDRWRRREALDDRHRRLARDLESLTDDAWQPIEDDLLRLVFTACHPALPREGQVALTLRVVASLSTTEIARLLVASVPAVQQRVVRAKRTLTEARVPFEVPDHTEWKLRLDAVLTVVYLLFTEGYAATSGDRWVRRDLADEALRMGRVLARLLPREPEVHGLVALMELQSSRFMARTDAAGDPVILADQDRRLWDHGRIHRGLAALNRVDALGRGRGPYALQAAIAACHATAASFADTDWDRIVVLYDALLALSPGPVVRLNRAAALSMTTDGTRPALAEVEAIAAGGDLSASHLVASVRAELLLRLGRTAEARGQFLSAAERAANDRERAWLEAKAASLATS; encoded by the coding sequence ATGGACGACGTCGCCGGGACCCTCGATGCGCTGTGGCGCATCGAGGGCTCGCGGGTCGTCGCCACCCTGGCCCGCGTCACGGGCGACCTCTCCGAGGCCGAGGACCTGGCGCAGGAGGCGCTCGCCGAGGCCCTGCGGTCGTGGCCGACCGCGGGCATCCCGCGGAACCCTGCGGCCTGGCTGACGACGGTGGCGCGACGCCGCGCGATCGACCGGTGGCGCCGGCGCGAGGCTCTGGACGACCGCCATCGCCGACTCGCCCGGGACCTCGAGTCACTGACGGACGACGCCTGGCAGCCGATCGAGGACGACCTGCTGCGGCTGGTCTTCACGGCGTGCCATCCGGCCCTTCCCCGTGAGGGACAGGTCGCGCTGACGCTGCGCGTGGTCGCCAGTCTCTCGACCACCGAGATCGCGCGTTTGCTGGTGGCCTCCGTCCCGGCGGTCCAGCAGCGCGTCGTCCGGGCGAAGCGGACGCTGACCGAGGCCCGGGTCCCCTTCGAGGTTCCCGACCACACCGAGTGGAAGCTGCGGCTGGACGCCGTTCTGACCGTCGTCTACCTGCTCTTCACCGAGGGCTACGCAGCCACGAGCGGCGACCGGTGGGTGCGGCGCGACCTCGCCGACGAGGCGCTGCGCATGGGGCGCGTCCTGGCGCGGCTGCTGCCCCGCGAGCCCGAGGTGCACGGCCTCGTGGCGCTCATGGAGCTGCAGTCGTCACGGTTCATGGCGCGGACCGATGCCGCGGGCGACCCCGTGATCCTGGCGGACCAGGACCGGCGGCTGTGGGACCACGGCCGGATCCACCGCGGTCTCGCCGCGCTGAATCGGGTCGACGCCCTCGGCCGCGGGCGCGGCCCCTACGCGCTGCAGGCGGCGATCGCGGCCTGTCACGCCACCGCCGCGTCCTTCGCCGACACGGACTGGGACCGGATCGTCGTCCTGTACGACGCGCTGCTGGCCCTCTCCCCCGGTCCCGTCGTCCGGTTGAACCGCGCCGCTGCCCTGTCGATGACCACCGACGGGACGCGGCCTGCTCTGGCCGAGGTCGAGGCGATCGCGGCCGGCGGCGACCTGTCCGCCAGTCATCTGGTCGCGAGCGTCCGGGCCGAGCTGTTGCTGCGCCTGGGCCGCACCGCCGAGGCCCGTGGACAGTTCCTCAGTGCCGCCGAGCGGGCCGCCAATGACCGTGAGCGGGCCTGGCTCGAGGCCAAGGCGGCGTCGCTCGCCACCTCGTGA
- a CDS encoding 4a-hydroxytetrahydrobiopterin dehydratase, producing MSTVDAPTIIAAGLDDWRPLVHSLHARFRTGDFATGLDFLVDVGAAAEAANHHPDVNLTYTHVDITLTSHDAGAVTDRDLEMARTISDLAAERGLEADPGRLTRLEIALNAADKDAIGPFWGAVLTGEAQAYDGNQVADPTEQVPLLWFQPTPPRDDVPQMCFHLDIWIPAGQLPARIEAAVAAGGRVVDDSESPSFVVLEDAEGNKACLCTVLDRS from the coding sequence ATGAGCACGGTTGACGCCCCGACGATCATCGCTGCCGGTCTGGACGACTGGCGGCCGCTGGTCCACAGCCTGCACGCCCGGTTCCGCACGGGAGACTTCGCCACCGGACTGGACTTCCTCGTCGACGTCGGGGCGGCCGCGGAGGCCGCGAACCACCACCCCGACGTGAATCTGACGTACACCCACGTCGACATCACGCTGACCAGTCACGACGCGGGAGCCGTGACCGACCGTGATCTCGAGATGGCGCGGACGATCAGCGATCTGGCGGCCGAGCGCGGGCTCGAGGCCGATCCCGGCCGGCTGACCCGGCTCGAGATCGCCCTCAACGCCGCCGACAAGGACGCGATCGGGCCGTTCTGGGGCGCTGTCCTGACGGGTGAGGCGCAGGCCTACGACGGCAATCAGGTCGCCGATCCGACCGAGCAGGTGCCGCTGCTGTGGTTCCAGCCCACGCCGCCACGCGACGACGTCCCGCAGATGTGCTTCCACCTCGACATCTGGATCCCGGCCGGTCAGCTGCCGGCCCGGATCGAGGCGGCCGTCGCCGCCGGGGGCCGCGTCGTCGACGATTCGGAGTCGCCGTCGTTCGTCGTCCTGGAGGATGCCGAGGGCAACAAGGCATGCCTGTGCACCGTCCTGGACCGCTCCTGA